In one window of Mercurialis annua linkage group LG4, ddMerAnnu1.2, whole genome shotgun sequence DNA:
- the LOC126678155 gene encoding metal tolerance protein 1-like, whose product MDEQNSDSSHTIEVHGDVPSVDRSLGGTKICGEAPCGFSDAKSSSKDAKERSDSMRKLLIAVVLCIIFMTVEVVGGIKANSLAILTDAAHLLSDVAAFAISLFSLWAAGWEANPRQSYGFFRIEILGALISIQMIWLLAGILVYEAIARLIHDTGEVQGFLMFLVSAFGLVVNIAMALLLGHEHGHSHGHDGHSHSHDDHSHSHDDHSHSHDGHAHNHGLTVYTHQHHHEGSSEHNDEHHHSHETGHSDPLLRTYSGNNAAQGEAKQKKQRNVNIQGAYLHVLGDSIQSVGVMIGGAVIWYKPEWKIIDLICTLVFSVIVLGTTIRMLRNILEVLMESTPREIDATRLEKGLCEMDEVVAIHELHIWAITVGKVLLACHVKITPDADADVVLNKVIGYINREYNISHVTIQIERQ is encoded by the coding sequence ATGGATGAGCAAAATTCCGATTCTTCTCATACTATTGAAGTTCATGGAGATGTTCCATCTGTGGATAGGAGTTTGGGCGGAACGAAGATTTGTGGAGAGGCACCTTGCGGTTTTTCAGACGCTAAATCCAGTTCAAAAGATGCAAAAGAACGGTCGGACTCCATGCGGAAGCTTTTGATTGCAGTTGTACTTTGCATCATCTTCATGACTGTAGAAGTTGTTGGAGGCATCAAAGCCAACAGCCTTGCGATTTTGACTGATGCAGCTCATCTATTATCAGATGTTGCAGCATTTGCAATCTCCTTGTTTTCTCTCTGGGCAGCAGGATGGGAAGCGAATCCGCGCCAGTCTTATGGTTTTTTCAGGATTGAGATACTCGGTGCACTGATTTCCATTCAAATGATATGGCTTCTTGCTGGAATCCTTGTGTATGAAGCCATTGCTAGACTTATCCATGATACAGGTGAAGTCCAGGGTTTCCTTATGTTTCTTGTTTCTGCATTTGGTTTAGTGGTGAATATTGCCATGGCACTCTTATTGGGTCATGAGCATGGTCACAGCCATGGCCATGATGGTCACAGCCATAGTCATGATGATCACAGCCATAGTCATGATGATCACAGCCATAGTCATGATGGTCATGCACATAACCATGGGCTCACTGTATATACACATCAGCATCATCATGAGGGAAGCTCTGAGCACAATGATGAGCATCATCATTCACATGAAACGGGTCATTCTGATCCTCTACTTAGAACTTACTCTGGCAACAATGCAGCCCAAGGTGAAGCTAAGCAAAAGAAACAGCGGAACGTCAATATACAGGGTGCTTATCTTCATGTATTGGGCGACTCCATACAGAGTGTTGGGGTGATGATCGGTGGAGCAGTTATTTGGTATAAACCGGAATGGAAGATTATAGATTTGATTTGCACGCTTGTATTCTCAGTAATTGTGTTAGGCACAACAATCAGGATGTTGCGGAATATTCTAGAGGTTCTGATGGAAAGTACGCCAAGAGAGATTGATGCTACGAGGCTGGAGAAGGGTCTTTGCGAGATGGATGAGGTGGTTGCGATCCATGAATTGCACATTTGGGCCATAACAGTTGGGAAGGTTTTATTGGCTTGCCATGTTAAGATCACGCCTGATGCTGATGCAGATGTGGTACTAAACAAGGTGATAGGCTACATTAACAGAGAATATAATATCAGTCACGTGACCATTCAGATTGAGCGGCAATGA
- the LOC126676552 gene encoding mitochondrial import inner membrane translocase subunit Tim13, whose translation MDSFSSASSMGSQVSSSDLMDQVKSQLAQAYAQEFLETVRGKCFDKCITKPGSSLSGSESSCVSRCVDRYIEATGIVSRALFNAPH comes from the exons atggATTCGTTTTCATCAGCGTCGTCGATGGGCTCTCAAGTGTCGTCTTCAGATCTGATGGACCAGGTCAAGAGTCAGCTCGCACAGGCTTACGCGCAGGAattcctggag ACTGTGAGGGGAAAATGCTTTGATAAGTGTATCACAAAACCAGGATCAAGCCTGAGTGGGAGTGAAAGTAGCTGCGTCTCCAGATGTGTGGATCGTTATATAGAGGCCACCGGCATCGTTAGTAGAGCTCTTTTCAATGCTCCTCACTGA
- the LOC126679109 gene encoding 50S ribosomal protein L11, chloroplastic: MASSSLSSAYSHLNSPSSSSLWRNNNVSIKLSSSLVISPASLSSISKHSPLFFHNNSSQSPRRGLSVIAMAPPKPAGKSKKVVGLIKLALEAGKATPAPPVGPALGAKGVNIMAFCKDYNAKTADKAGYIIPVEITVFDDRSFTFILKTPPASVLLLKAAGVEKGSKDPQIEKVGKITIEQLRTIAAEKLPDLNCSTIESAMRIIAGTAANMGIDVDPPILQRKVKQVV; encoded by the exons ATGGCGTCGTCTTCTCTATCCTCCGCCTACTCTCATCTCaattctccttcttcttcttctttatggAGGAATAACAATGTCAGTATCAAGCTCTCCTCTTCTCTTGTAATTTCCCCCGCCAGCTTGTCTTCAATTTCGAAACATTCTCCGCTATTCTTTCACAACAATTCCTCTCAATCTCCGAGGCGCGGTCTCTCAGTTATCGCAATGGCGCCTCCTAAGCCCGCCGGGAAGTCCAAGAAAG TGGTTGGATTGATAAAGCTGGCGCTGGAGGCAGGGAAGGCCACACCTGCTCCTCCAGTGGGACCAGCTCTTGGTGCCAAAGGTGTAAACATTATGGCTTTCTGCAAGGATTACAATGCCAAAACTGCTGATAAAGCTGGTTATATCATTCCCGTCGAAATCACCGTCTTTGAT GATAGAAGCTTCACTTTCATATTGAAGACGCCGCCTGCTTCTGTTTTACTTCTTAAGGCTGCAG GAGTGGAGAAAGGGTCTAAGGATCCACAAATAGAGAAAGTGGGTAAGATAACAATTGAGCAATTGCGGACAATAGCAGCAGAAAAGCTACCAGATTTAAACTGCAGCACCATTGAATCAGCAATGAGAATTATAGCTGGGACTGCAGCTAATATGGGAATTGATGTTGATCCCCCTATCCTCCAACGAAAAGTGAAGCAAGTTGTGTAA
- the LOC126679325 gene encoding B3 domain-containing transcription factor NGA1-like, which produces MESGSSKNCSEEEERSKKEKQLSSSSSPSSSSSHYLLGSPWKYNPERREAAAVKLDLMDVDDDEASRSRIDVKEHMFDKVVTPSDVGKLNRLVIPKQHAEKYFPLDSSTNDKGLLLNFEDVAGKAWRFRYSYWNSSQSYVMTKGWSRFVKEKKLDAGDIVSFQRGVGDAAKDRLYIDWRHRSDAPGPPSHNHRQHHFSAMPWSPLLMRPPAVSSKDHFHRMNNVYCSSGRVGNGSSSYGYGTYINNYYNGVAPSNSGTVVYMRSTEGEVVEPMVFESVPVVQGKVSAKRLRLFGVNMDCPISDSDLSPHAPALQPPHHPLRLYNGTPLPTSAQFLQKGKSSMSLDLDI; this is translated from the coding sequence ATGGAATCGGGATCCTCCAAAAACTGCAGTGAAGAAGAGGAGAGGAGCAAAAAAGAAAAGCAGCTTTCATCCTCCTCATCTCCATCATCATCTTCCTCTCATTACCTGCTGGGTTCGCCCTGGAAGTACAACCCCGAACGACGAGAAGCAGCCGCTGTCAAGCTTGACCTTATGGATGTGGATGATGACGAAGCCAGCAGGAGTCGAATAGATGTCAAGGAGCATATGTTTGATAAAGTGGTGACTCCAAGCGATGTGGGAAAGCTAAATAGGCTAGTCATTCCCAAGCAGCACGCAGAAAAGTATTTCCCATTAGATTCATCCACCAACGACAAGGGTCTTCTTCTCAACTTTGAGGATGTTGCCGGCAAGGCGTGGAGGTTTCGCTATTCCTACTGGAATAGCAGCCAAAGCTACGTCATGACTAAAGGTTGGAGCCGTTTTGTGAAGGAAAAGAAGCTGGACGCGGGTGATATCGTGTCGTTTCAGAGAGGGGTGGGTGATGCTGCTAAAGATCGTCTCTACATTGACTGGAGGCACCGTTCTGATGCACCTGGACCTCCCTCTCACAACCACCGTCAGCACCACTTCTCAGCCATGCCTTGGAGCCCTCTACTGATGCGGCCTCCAGCAGTGTCGTCGAAGGACCACTTTCATAGGATGAACAATGTGTATTGCAGCAGTGGGAGAGTTGGAAATGGATCTTCTTCTTACGGCTACGGTACTTATATAAACAACTACTATAATGGTGTTGCTCCATCTAATTCTGGGACAGTAGTATACATGAGATCAACAGAAGGGGAGGTTGTGGAGCCAATGGTGTTTGAGTCGGTGCCGGTAGTCCAAGGGAAAGTATCTGCCAAGAGACTGAGGCTGTTTGGTGTGAACATGGATTGCCCCATTTCCGACTCAGATCTATCTCCTCATGCACCAGCATTGCAGCCGCCTCATCATCCATTGAGGCTCTATAACGGCACCCCTTTGCCTACTTCTGCCCAGTTCCTTCAAAAAGGGAAGTCATCCATGTCCTTAGATTTGGATATTTGA